The Persephonella sp. IF05-L8 genome contains a region encoding:
- a CDS encoding glycerophosphodiester phosphodiesterase yields the protein MLILKKLSVKPFAIIGHRGAKGVKPENTIAAIEYGIKSGADIVEIDIRKTKDGQLILLHDKDFKRLTGRAIPPSQLDFEFIRENITIDGEPVATLDEALQTVNGKAGLFIEIKEPETTQDVVNKVLEHFAQEWVAFISFYEEALEQVKQIDSSLITGLIYMKPPGKILEAKDINCEFVLPYYKLATEKAIRFAHRLKLKVVSWVINDKETVRIFAERGSDGIATDYPDLMVKWREEIKRGL from the coding sequence ATGCTTATTCTAAAAAAGCTTTCTGTTAAGCCTTTTGCAATTATAGGACACAGAGGTGCCAAAGGGGTAAAACCTGAGAATACAATTGCTGCCATTGAATACGGGATAAAATCCGGAGCTGATATTGTTGAGATAGATATTAGAAAAACAAAAGATGGACAGCTTATTTTATTACATGATAAAGATTTTAAAAGGCTAACAGGTAGAGCTATCCCACCTTCACAGCTGGATTTTGAGTTTATAAGGGAAAATATAACCATTGATGGTGAGCCTGTAGCTACCCTTGATGAAGCGTTGCAAACAGTTAACGGTAAAGCAGGTTTATTCATAGAAATCAAAGAGCCTGAAACAACTCAGGATGTTGTAAATAAAGTTTTAGAACACTTTGCACAGGAATGGGTGGCTTTTATCTCTTTTTATGAGGAGGCACTTGAGCAGGTAAAACAGATAGATAGTTCCCTTATAACAGGATTAATCTATATGAAACCTCCCGGAAAAATCCTTGAGGCTAAAGATATAAATTGTGAGTTTGTTTTGCCTTACTATAAACTTGCCACAGAAAAGGCAATAAGATTTGCCCACAGACTAAAGTTAAAGGTTGTATCCTGGGTCATAAATGATAAAGAAACTGTTAGGATTTTTGCAGAAAGAGGTAGTGATGGAATAGCAACCGACTATCCTGACCTTATGGTTAAGTGGAGGGAAGAGATAAAAAGGGGCTTATAA
- a CDS encoding peptidylprolyl isomerase: MKATNNKVVTFHYTLKDKETGEVLDSSQEYGQPLTVLFGAQNIIPGLENRMEGMEAGEKRTIEVPAAEAYGEKNPELIQKVPREYFQGIELEKGMPLQAQTPDGQIINMIVVDFDDNEVTVDMNHPLAGKDLVFEVEVVNVRDASLEEIQHGHAHGEGGVHH, from the coding sequence ATGAAGGCTACAAACAACAAAGTGGTAACATTCCACTACACACTCAAGGACAAAGAAACAGGAGAAGTTCTTGACAGCAGTCAGGAGTATGGGCAACCTTTAACTGTTTTATTCGGTGCTCAAAACATCATTCCTGGACTGGAAAACAGAATGGAAGGTATGGAAGCAGGGGAAAAAAGAACTATTGAAGTTCCTGCTGCAGAAGCTTACGGAGAGAAAAATCCAGAATTAATTCAGAAAGTTCCAAGGGAATACTTCCAGGGAATTGAACTGGAAAAAGGAATGCCTCTTCAGGCTCAAACTCCAGACGGACAAATCATAAACATGATTGTTGTTGATTTTGATGATAATGAAGTTACTGTTGATATGAACCACCCATTAGCCGGGAAAGACCTTGTTTTTGAAGTAGAAGTTGTAAATGTTAGAGATGCTTCCCTTGAAGAAATCCAACACGGACACGCACACGGCGAAGGCGGAGTTCATCATTAA
- the hisZ gene encoding ATP phosphoribosyltransferase regulatory subunit, with the protein MDIEIPAGVKVFNRAETYQLNTIINKITNTFEKWAYEEIKLPVFEYLNVHKKALDENIAGKSFKIVDRTTGDILSLRADFTAQIARYFSSLKRKELPKRYYYKGSIFRYSPPKTGDLWEILQTGIELIGSDRLEADAEVITIACNALSNIGIKDFQIDLNNIKIFTGLKNILQLSEKEYQQFMQFIKNREIFNLKKFVSQYEIPQELKEFIINIPKYQGGLELIQDLKKFVADYPQLLEPLEELENIYNILTEYGVADKVVFDLGEPKEFSYYTGIVFEIFLKNFPKSVGQGGRYDNLISRYNGDVPATGFAFYILNIWQYAKENKLLEEKKLKDFFIIDLTPDKKTAYQLGKALREKGYIVGRDIIDRDYRKSLEFAFNNRYKKAIIIGLDTDPKTVYIYSTPEKYEKIKIQDLLEKI; encoded by the coding sequence ATGGATATAGAAATTCCTGCCGGTGTTAAGGTTTTTAATCGGGCTGAAACCTATCAGCTAAATACTATAATAAACAAAATAACTAACACTTTTGAAAAATGGGCTTATGAAGAGATAAAACTGCCGGTTTTTGAGTATCTCAATGTCCACAAAAAAGCCCTTGATGAAAATATAGCAGGTAAAAGTTTTAAAATTGTTGATAGAACAACAGGGGATATCCTTTCTTTAAGAGCAGACTTTACAGCCCAGATTGCAAGATATTTTTCCTCCCTAAAAAGAAAAGAACTACCTAAAAGATACTACTACAAAGGAAGTATATTCCGTTATTCTCCACCGAAAACAGGAGATTTATGGGAGATATTACAGACCGGCATTGAACTGATTGGTTCAGACAGACTTGAGGCAGATGCAGAGGTTATAACAATAGCCTGTAATGCTCTAAGCAATATTGGAATTAAAGATTTCCAGATAGACCTGAATAATATAAAAATTTTTACAGGGTTAAAAAATATCCTTCAGCTATCAGAGAAAGAATACCAGCAATTTATGCAGTTTATAAAAAACAGGGAGATATTCAATCTGAAAAAATTTGTTTCCCAGTATGAAATTCCGCAGGAATTAAAAGAGTTTATTATAAATATCCCTAAATATCAGGGTGGATTAGAGCTTATACAGGATTTGAAAAAATTCGTAGCTGATTATCCCCAGCTTTTAGAACCACTTGAAGAACTTGAGAATATATACAATATCCTCACAGAATACGGAGTAGCAGACAAAGTCGTTTTTGACCTTGGGGAACCTAAAGAGTTTTCTTACTACACAGGAATAGTTTTTGAGATTTTCCTGAAAAATTTTCCAAAATCAGTAGGACAGGGGGGCAGATACGATAATCTAATCTCAAGATATAACGGAGATGTCCCTGCAACAGGATTTGCTTTTTATATTCTGAATATCTGGCAGTATGCAAAAGAAAACAAACTGCTGGAAGAAAAAAAGCTCAAAGACTTTTTTATAATAGACCTTACCCCAGATAAAAAAACTGCATACCAGCTTGGAAAAGCATTAAGAGAAAAAGGATATATAGTAGGAAGGGATATAATTGATAGAGACTACAGGAAATCTTTGGAATTTGCCTTTAACAACAGATATAAAAAAGCAATAATTATTGGACTGGACACAGACCCAAAAACTGTATATATTTATTCAACCCCAGAAAAATACGAAAAAATAAAAATACAGGATTTACTGGAAAAAATATAG
- the pspA gene encoding phosphoserine phosphatase PspA translates to MAVRIIYVRHAESLWNPIGKYQGRLDPELSERGHKQAQLLALTLKKYSPTALYTSPLKRTYMTAEYIAKELGLEINIDEDIIEIDHGEWSGMLVDEVKEKYPDMFRQWLYEPETIKFPHGETLLDVYNRVKRFQEKMLEKHDGETVIAVSHTVPIRASFVAGLDIPLSKFWSFGCDNASYSILDYDKVRPILYKLNNTYFLGDLFIPALDAL, encoded by the coding sequence GTGGCAGTAAGAATTATATATGTTAGACATGCAGAAAGTTTATGGAACCCAATTGGAAAATATCAGGGAAGATTAGACCCTGAACTATCAGAAAGGGGACACAAACAGGCACAGCTTCTTGCTTTAACACTGAAAAAATACTCTCCTACTGCTTTATATACCAGTCCACTTAAAAGAACATATATGACAGCTGAGTATATTGCAAAAGAGCTTGGACTGGAAATAAATATTGATGAGGATATCATTGAAATAGACCACGGGGAATGGTCTGGAATGCTTGTAGACGAGGTAAAAGAAAAATACCCAGATATGTTCCGCCAGTGGCTTTATGAACCTGAAACAATAAAATTTCCCCACGGGGAAACCCTTCTTGATGTTTATAACAGGGTAAAAAGATTTCAGGAAAAAATGCTGGAAAAACATGATGGAGAAACTGTTATAGCTGTATCCCATACAGTTCCAATTAGAGCCTCATTTGTTGCAGGACTTGATATACCCCTTTCAAAATTCTGGAGTTTTGGGTGCGATAATGCATCTTACTCTATACTGGATTATGATAAGGTCAGACCAATACTTTATAAACTGAATAATACATACTTTTTAGGTGATTTATTTATACCTGCATTAGATGCACTATAA
- a CDS encoding alanine--glyoxylate aminotransferase family protein, whose translation MLIKERLFTPGPVPLPPQVIKALGQQIIHHRTPEFTQIFNDVRQKLQKLLKTERDIIMFASSGTGAMEASVLNFFKKKDKVLVINAGKFGQRWKELGTTFELNVIDYQIEWGKTYSKEKIEEIIKENPDIKGIFVQQSETSTTTYHDVKFLGEISKKLDDCLLVVDGITSVGVYEVYPEELGIDVLVTGSQKALMLPPGLAVLYFSEKAEKRLSTSDIPKYYFDVAKEAKKQKNGQTAYTPAINLIIALNESLNLILDEGLPQLAKRHEIMAEATREAVKELGLKLLSESPSNSATGVYAPEGINADDLRKQLLKIGFRVAGGQDHLKGKIFRIAHMGYFDFNDVIQVIAGLELALSKVGYPVELGKGVKKAQEIILKNI comes from the coding sequence ATGTTAATAAAAGAAAGACTGTTTACACCGGGACCTGTTCCATTACCACCACAGGTTATTAAAGCACTTGGACAGCAGATAATTCACCACAGAACCCCAGAGTTTACCCAGATTTTTAATGATGTTCGCCAGAAACTCCAGAAATTACTCAAAACTGAAAGGGACATTATTATGTTTGCCTCCTCAGGCACAGGAGCAATGGAAGCCTCAGTTCTAAACTTCTTTAAGAAAAAAGATAAAGTTCTTGTTATAAATGCCGGAAAATTTGGTCAAAGATGGAAAGAACTTGGAACTACTTTTGAGCTTAATGTTATTGATTATCAGATAGAATGGGGAAAAACATACAGCAAAGAAAAAATTGAGGAAATTATAAAAGAAAATCCAGACATAAAAGGTATTTTTGTCCAGCAATCAGAAACCTCAACAACAACATACCATGACGTCAAATTTTTAGGAGAAATATCAAAAAAACTTGATGATTGTCTTCTTGTGGTTGATGGGATAACATCTGTTGGAGTTTATGAGGTTTACCCTGAAGAACTGGGAATAGACGTCCTTGTAACAGGTTCACAAAAGGCTTTAATGCTTCCTCCGGGACTTGCTGTTTTATACTTCAGTGAAAAGGCAGAAAAAAGACTTTCAACAAGTGATATTCCTAAATACTACTTTGATGTTGCAAAGGAAGCCAAAAAACAGAAAAACGGTCAGACAGCATATACTCCAGCAATAAATCTGATTATTGCTTTAAATGAAAGCCTTAATCTTATACTTGATGAAGGACTTCCCCAGCTTGCAAAAAGACATGAGATTATGGCAGAAGCCACAAGGGAAGCTGTAAAAGAACTTGGTCTTAAACTTCTATCAGAAAGCCCTTCAAACTCTGCAACAGGTGTTTATGCTCCTGAAGGAATAAATGCAGATGATTTGAGAAAACAGCTGCTTAAAATAGGATTTAGAGTTGCAGGTGGACAAGACCATCTAAAAGGCAAAATATTCAGAATTGCCCACATGGGATACTTTGATTTTAATGATGTTATTCAGGTTATAGCAGGTCTTGAACTTGCTTTATCAAAGGTCGGTTATCCTGTTGAATTAGGCAAAGGTGTTAAAAAAGCACAGGAAATAATTCTCAAAAATATATAA
- a CDS encoding KamA family radical SAM protein, translating to MRVLPENYWKKLWNVEEKDWKNWHWQVKNRIKNLSELEKITGKDFSKEKITEKVFKVGTTPYYLSLAKDFSKNDPIFRQIIPDTAEIDEKLQSYGSFDPFNEETLSPVEGLTHRYPDRVLFRATNFCSVYCRHCMRKRIFLEGEKARTYQEYDRMFEYIKKNKNIKEVLISGGDPLTLPNKKIGYILENLYRIEHIDIIRIGSRELVVNPFRFYDEKLLELFEKYEKIWLVTHFNHPDEITQETKQAVKNILSTGTPVLNQTVLLKGINDNEKIMEKLMRSLLKVKIKPYYLFFCDPTKGVLHFKTSLKKGIRIMEYLRGRVSGLGIPTYAIDLPGGMGKVPLLPDYIVGEDENHIIFKNYEGKTVKVSKSYLI from the coding sequence TTGAGGGTTTTACCTGAAAACTACTGGAAAAAGTTATGGAATGTTGAGGAAAAAGACTGGAAAAACTGGCACTGGCAGGTCAAAAACAGAATAAAAAACCTCTCAGAACTTGAGAAAATCACAGGAAAGGATTTTTCAAAAGAAAAAATAACAGAAAAAGTTTTTAAGGTGGGGACTACCCCCTACTATCTGAGCCTTGCAAAGGATTTTTCAAAAAACGACCCGATATTCAGACAGATAATACCTGACACTGCAGAAATAGATGAAAAGCTCCAGTCTTACGGCAGTTTTGACCCTTTTAATGAAGAAACCTTAAGCCCAGTTGAAGGACTGACCCATAGATATCCTGATAGGGTTTTATTCAGAGCTACGAACTTTTGTTCTGTTTATTGCCGACATTGTATGAGAAAAAGAATTTTCCTTGAAGGAGAAAAGGCAAGGACTTATCAGGAATACGACCGTATGTTTGAGTATATTAAAAAAAACAAAAATATAAAAGAAGTGCTTATCTCAGGGGGAGACCCTTTAACTCTACCTAACAAAAAAATTGGGTATATCCTTGAAAATCTTTACAGGATTGAGCATATAGACATAATCAGAATAGGAAGTCGGGAGCTTGTTGTAAATCCATTTAGATTTTATGATGAAAAACTCCTTGAACTTTTTGAAAAATATGAAAAAATCTGGCTTGTAACCCATTTCAACCATCCTGATGAGATTACACAGGAAACAAAACAGGCTGTAAAAAATATCCTTTCCACAGGAACACCTGTTTTAAACCAGACGGTTTTGCTTAAAGGAATTAATGATAATGAAAAAATAATGGAAAAACTAATGAGAAGCCTTCTAAAAGTAAAAATTAAACCTTATTATCTATTTTTCTGTGACCCGACAAAAGGAGTTCTCCATTTTAAAACATCTCTAAAAAAAGGCATAAGAATAATGGAGTATCTAAGGGGAAGGGTTTCCGGTCTTGGAATACCAACTTATGCAATAGACCTGCCAGGTGGAATGGGAAAAGTTCCATTACTTCCTGACTACATTGTCGGGGAAGATGAAAATCATATAATTTTCAAAAATTATGAAGGAAAAACAGTAAAAGTGAGTAAATCTTATCTGATATAA